In Bryobacteraceae bacterium, the following proteins share a genomic window:
- a CDS encoding carboxypeptidase regulatory-like domain-containing protein gives MKTRFTIKVAYALLMASVVFAQEYRGRVEGSITDPTQATVMGAKVTLTNVATGTEESKETDALGKYRFDFVLPGAYTVTAELAGFSKAAREGIVVQTRGDVTVDIQLAVGNVTESVTVAASGAQVEFNTSTMNTTVTGQILKDVPVLARNPFTLALLNPAVINRYWDVAHRNPFYMWSSNGLDVGGATGGKNDMLLDGVPLGYAARGSYNSPMDAVQEVSVQQNSVDAEFGFSAGGVLNLSMKTGTNDWHGLTYYFGRNPKLNAMTNRVNRTPSVVRNHTWGGNISNPIKKNKIFSFFTYEGWRTTQPRELQNTLPTDLERQGDFSQSLRRDGSLRPIYDPLTTQFNASTGAVSRMPFAGNVLPQNRISPTGQRVMNDLWKPLTRGQDPTGINNYLLTYSWWIKYWNISERVDWNVSDNVRTYFRFSKYETRLDNPNHGGTIAVRSDNGGVMDALNSAGDVLWMISPTTTFNFRLGATYLEDDYDSQWAKVPESVWSGLWPNSNWYKPVLAALPATYYPQFNFQGNGGVTTGRSGWWQVHGRVLNFQSSLSQARGRHNFKFGWQLRHSWDDNGSPGPGQFIFNAVDTGDTFIRFNPANSGNMFASALLGVVNGGNANINPLFQSNYQQWGTFFQDDIRLNQRVTLNLGLRWELETAPRDKNLIFSRFLDLNNPIPEFQGAGTPVMPAAVTSISNVNYRYNGAWNFTDGNNPRVYHNLSGFLPRLGIAIRLSDSSALRVGYARYAVPMKGAWTEGFSIPRDGFSQNTTVLGALEGRPRTFLDNPFPAENPVRDPVGKGRGRYTNLGNAANWFYQENKRPLNDRFNFSYQKMLPGGFVTDTTFFMNFGKRILGPSMWGGDFSINRNLMDPNLAYTHKALVDQSVPNPFFNALEVDKMPGTLRGQQNVSVRQLLRPYPQYGDLTERLTPDRSNRYYAFQLKIERSFANGLSLLLGYNYNREYRDEWYDDRAQYANSYSSFDTRGPRHNLRLAGTYELPFGRGRQFGGDMNRALDAVIGGWSTSHIYMFNNGSLLTFGTMQVSGDPKIDGPNASRWFDTSVFAQQPAYTPRSNPWYYDGLRGPGFWQLDSTLSKNFNLTERMRMELRMEFYNLTNSFIPSNPVVGVTSSTFGRSTSIFPGNYGREVQYNIRFRF, from the coding sequence ATGAAGACTCGCTTCACGATCAAGGTGGCCTATGCGTTGCTCATGGCATCGGTCGTCTTCGCCCAGGAGTATCGCGGGCGTGTGGAAGGCTCGATCACAGACCCCACGCAAGCCACTGTCATGGGCGCGAAGGTCACACTCACCAACGTCGCCACCGGCACGGAGGAAAGCAAGGAAACCGACGCGCTCGGCAAGTACCGCTTCGATTTCGTCCTGCCCGGCGCCTACACAGTCACCGCCGAGCTGGCCGGCTTCTCCAAGGCTGCCCGCGAGGGGATCGTCGTCCAAACCCGCGGCGACGTGACGGTGGACATCCAGCTCGCCGTCGGCAACGTCACCGAGTCGGTCACCGTGGCGGCTTCAGGAGCCCAGGTGGAGTTCAACACGTCGACGATGAACACCACCGTCACCGGGCAGATCCTCAAGGACGTCCCGGTTCTGGCGAGGAATCCGTTCACGCTCGCCCTGCTGAACCCGGCGGTGATCAACCGCTACTGGGACGTGGCGCACCGCAACCCTTTCTATATGTGGTCGTCGAACGGCCTCGACGTCGGCGGCGCCACCGGCGGCAAGAACGATATGCTTCTCGACGGCGTTCCGCTCGGCTACGCCGCCCGCGGTTCGTACAACTCGCCGATGGACGCCGTGCAGGAAGTCTCGGTGCAGCAGAACTCGGTGGACGCCGAGTTCGGCTTCTCGGCCGGCGGCGTGCTGAACCTTTCGATGAAAACCGGCACCAACGACTGGCACGGCCTCACCTATTATTTCGGCCGAAATCCAAAGCTGAACGCGATGACGAACCGCGTGAACCGGACGCCGTCGGTGGTCCGCAATCATACGTGGGGCGGCAACATCAGTAACCCCATCAAAAAGAACAAGATCTTCTCGTTCTTCACCTACGAAGGCTGGCGCACCACGCAGCCCCGCGAGTTGCAGAACACGCTCCCCACCGATCTCGAGCGCCAGGGCGACTTCTCGCAATCGCTGCGCCGCGACGGTTCCCTTCGGCCGATCTACGATCCTTTGACGACGCAGTTCAATGCCTCCACCGGCGCGGTGTCGCGCATGCCCTTCGCGGGCAACGTCCTGCCCCAGAACCGAATCAGCCCCACGGGCCAGCGGGTGATGAACGACCTTTGGAAGCCGCTCACCAGAGGCCAGGATCCCACCGGCATCAACAACTACCTGCTGACGTATTCCTGGTGGATCAAGTACTGGAACATCAGCGAACGCGTGGACTGGAACGTGAGCGACAACGTCCGCACCTATTTCCGGTTCTCGAAGTACGAGACCCGGCTCGACAATCCGAACCACGGCGGCACGATCGCGGTGCGCTCCGACAACGGCGGCGTGATGGACGCGCTCAATTCCGCCGGCGACGTGCTCTGGATGATCAGCCCCACCACGACATTCAACTTCCGTCTGGGCGCCACCTACCTCGAGGACGACTACGATTCGCAATGGGCCAAAGTGCCGGAGAGCGTATGGTCCGGCCTGTGGCCGAACTCGAACTGGTACAAACCCGTTCTCGCGGCTCTGCCGGCGACCTACTACCCACAGTTCAACTTCCAGGGCAACGGCGGCGTCACCACGGGCCGCTCCGGCTGGTGGCAGGTGCATGGGCGGGTGCTGAACTTCCAGTCCAGCCTCAGCCAGGCCCGCGGCCGCCACAACTTCAAGTTTGGCTGGCAGCTCCGGCATAGCTGGGACGACAATGGCAGCCCGGGTCCGGGGCAGTTCATTTTCAACGCGGTAGACACCGGCGACACGTTCATCCGGTTCAACCCGGCTAACAGCGGCAACATGTTCGCCTCCGCGCTGCTAGGCGTCGTCAACGGAGGCAACGCCAACATCAACCCGCTGTTCCAAAGCAACTACCAGCAGTGGGGCACGTTCTTCCAGGACGACATCCGGTTGAACCAGCGCGTCACTCTCAACCTCGGCCTGCGGTGGGAACTCGAAACCGCTCCCCGCGACAAGAACCTGATCTTCTCGCGCTTCCTCGATCTGAACAACCCGATCCCCGAGTTCCAGGGCGCGGGTACGCCGGTGATGCCGGCCGCGGTCACATCGATCTCGAACGTGAACTACCGCTACAACGGCGCCTGGAACTTCACCGACGGGAACAACCCGCGCGTTTACCATAACTTGAGCGGATTCCTGCCGCGCCTGGGCATCGCCATCCGGCTCAGCGATTCAAGCGCGCTACGCGTCGGCTACGCACGCTACGCCGTCCCGATGAAGGGCGCCTGGACCGAGGGCTTCTCGATCCCCCGCGACGGCTTCTCGCAGAACACCACCGTGCTCGGCGCGCTCGAAGGGCGGCCCCGTACCTTCCTCGACAACCCCTTCCCGGCCGAGAATCCCGTCCGCGATCCGGTGGGCAAGGGCCGCGGGCGATACACGAACCTTGGCAACGCCGCCAACTGGTTCTACCAGGAGAACAAGCGGCCCCTCAACGACCGTTTCAACTTCTCCTATCAGAAGATGCTGCCCGGCGGCTTCGTAACCGACACCACCTTTTTCATGAACTTCGGCAAGCGGATTCTCGGCCCCAGCATGTGGGGTGGCGACTTCTCGATCAACCGGAATCTCATGGATCCGAATCTCGCCTACACCCACAAGGCGCTGGTCGACCAGAGCGTCCCCAACCCGTTCTTCAACGCGCTCGAAGTGGACAAGATGCCGGGAACGCTGCGCGGTCAGCAAAACGTTTCGGTCCGCCAGCTTCTGCGGCCCTACCCGCAATACGGCGACCTCACCGAGCGCCTGACGCCGGATCGCAGCAATCGCTACTACGCGTTCCAGTTGAAGATCGAGCGCAGCTTCGCCAACGGCCTGAGCCTGCTGCTCGGTTACAACTACAACCGCGAGTATCGCGACGAGTGGTACGACGACCGCGCCCAATACGCGAACAGCTATTCGAGCTTCGACACCCGCGGACCTCGCCACAACCTGCGGCTGGCCGGCACGTATGAGTTGCCGTTCGGCCGGGGACGGCAGTTCGGCGGCGATATGAATCGGGCGCTCGACGCGGTGATCGGCGGCTGGTCCACCAGCCACATCTACATGTTCAACAACGGAAGCCTGCTCACGTTCGGAACGATGCAGGTTTCCGGCGACCCGAAGATCGACGGTCCGAACGCCAGCCGGTGGTTCGATACGTCGGTATTCGCGCAGCAGCCGGCCTACACGCCGCGCTCCAATCCCTGGTACTACGACGGCCTGCGAGGCCCCGGGTTCTGGCAGCTCGACAGCACGCTCTCGAAGAATTTCAACCTCACCGAGCGTATGCGGATGGAGCTTCGCATGGAGTTCTACAACCTGACGAATTCCTTCATCCCGAGCAATCCGGTGGTGGGCGTTACCTCTTCGACGTTCGGCCGTTCCACGTCGATCTTTCCGGGCAACTACGGACGGGAGGTGCAGTACAACATCCGCTTCCGGTTCTGA
- a CDS encoding TonB-dependent receptor, which produces MLTRFVVAVALTATLGFAQEYRGRIEGAITDPTQAAVLGAKVTLRNVATGTEEVKETDAIGKYRFDFVLPGTYTVTAELAGFSKTTREGIVVQTRGDVTIDIQLAVGNVTESVTVAASAAQVEFNTSTMNTTVTGQLLKDVPVLARNPFTLALLNPAVINRYWDVAHRNPFYMWSSNGLDVGGATGGKNDMLLDGVPLGYAARGSYNAPMDAVQEVSVQQNSVDSEFGFSAGGVLNLSMKTGTNDFHGLAYYLGRNPKLNAMTNRIVRSPSVVRNHTWGGNFGNPIKKNKIFSYFVYEGWQTTQPQTLQATLPTDAERTGDFSRSLQRDGSVRPIFDPLTTKFDATTGAVTRTPFAGNILPQSRISPTGQRIMNDLWKPRDAGQDLTGINNYSLTYSWWIKYWNVSERVDWNISDNVRTYFRFSKYQTRLDNPNHGGTIAVRSDNGGVMDALNSAGDVLWTINPNTTFNFRLGATYLEDDYDSAWAQVPESVWSGLWPSSNWYKPVLAALPAYYYPQFNFQGNGGVTTGRSGWWQVHGRVLNFQSSLSQARGRHNYKFGWQLRHSWDNNGSPGPGQFIFNAVDTGSTFNNFDASKSGNMFASALLGSVSGGNANINPLSNSNYQQWGLFFQDDIKLNRRVTLNLGLRWELETAPGDRDYIYSKFLDLTNPIPEFQGANAPRLPAQVTAISNRAPTYNGAWNFTNADDPRVYHNLSGFLPRVGIAIKLTDDSALRVGYARYAVPMKGAWTEGTSIPRDGFSQSTDVLGALQGVPRTNIDNPFPAENPVRDPVGKARGRYTNLGNGANWFYQDNQRPINERFNFSYQRMLPGKIVTDTTYFMNFGRRILGPSMWGGDFSINRNLADPNLVYQYKAAVDASVPNPFYNVLPVDQFPGVLRGQQNVAVRQLLRPYPQYGDLTERLTPDRSNRYYALQLKIERSFDNGLSFLFGYNYNREYRDEWYDDRAQYANTYSSFDTRGPRHNARIAGTYELPIGKGRRFGSNMHPVAEAILGGWSTSHIYMYSNGSLLTFGAMVANGDPKINNPTTAKWFETSGFSRLPAYTPRSNPWYYDGLRGPAFWQLDSTLSKNFHLTERLGMELRMEFYNLTNSFIPSNPNTSVTSSTFGRSTSIFGGNYGREVQYNARFRF; this is translated from the coding sequence ATGCTCACACGTTTCGTCGTGGCCGTCGCCCTTACGGCTACGCTTGGATTCGCCCAGGAATATCGTGGCCGCATTGAAGGCGCCATCACGGATCCCACCCAGGCCGCTGTTCTCGGCGCCAAGGTGACGCTGCGCAACGTCGCCACGGGAACCGAGGAAGTCAAGGAAACCGACGCCATCGGGAAGTACCGTTTCGATTTCGTACTACCCGGCACGTATACGGTGACCGCGGAACTGGCGGGCTTTTCGAAGACTACGCGGGAAGGCATCGTCGTCCAGACGCGCGGCGACGTCACGATCGACATCCAGCTCGCCGTCGGCAACGTCACGGAATCGGTTACGGTGGCCGCTTCGGCGGCCCAGGTGGAGTTCAACACCTCGACGATGAACACTACCGTGACCGGGCAGCTCCTTAAGGACGTCCCGGTGCTGGCGCGCAATCCGTTCACACTTGCGTTGCTGAATCCGGCGGTGATCAACCGCTACTGGGACGTGGCGCACCGCAATCCTTTTTATATGTGGTCGTCCAACGGCCTTGATGTCGGCGGCGCCACCGGCGGCAAGAACGACATGCTGCTCGACGGCGTGCCGCTCGGCTATGCCGCCCGCGGTTCCTACAACGCGCCAATGGACGCCGTGCAGGAGGTCTCGGTACAGCAGAACTCGGTCGACTCCGAATTCGGCTTCTCGGCCGGTGGCGTCCTGAACCTGTCCATGAAAACGGGCACAAATGACTTCCACGGCCTCGCCTATTACCTCGGCCGCAATCCAAAGCTGAACGCGATGACCAACCGCATCGTGCGCAGCCCGTCGGTGGTTCGCAACCACACTTGGGGCGGCAACTTCGGCAACCCCATCAAGAAGAACAAGATCTTCTCCTACTTCGTCTACGAAGGCTGGCAGACGACGCAGCCGCAGACGCTCCAGGCAACGCTCCCGACCGACGCCGAGCGTACGGGCGACTTCTCCCGGTCCCTGCAGCGGGACGGCTCTGTCCGGCCAATCTTCGATCCGCTCACGACCAAGTTCGACGCCACCACGGGCGCGGTGACCCGTACGCCCTTCGCCGGCAACATCCTGCCGCAGAGCCGCATCAGCCCCACCGGCCAGCGCATCATGAACGACCTGTGGAAGCCGCGCGACGCGGGGCAGGATCTCACCGGCATCAACAACTACTCGCTGACCTATTCCTGGTGGATCAAATACTGGAACGTCAGCGAACGCGTCGACTGGAACATCAGCGATAACGTCCGCACGTACTTCCGTTTTTCGAAATACCAGACCCGGCTCGACAACCCCAACCACGGCGGGACGATCGCGGTCCGCTCCGACAATGGCGGCGTGATGGACGCGCTGAACTCGGCCGGCGACGTGCTGTGGACGATCAATCCGAACACGACGTTCAACTTCCGCCTCGGCGCCACCTACCTCGAAGACGACTACGACTCCGCTTGGGCGCAAGTGCCTGAGAGCGTCTGGTCCGGACTGTGGCCAAGTTCGAACTGGTACAAACCGGTGCTCGCGGCGCTGCCGGCGTACTACTATCCGCAGTTCAACTTCCAGGGCAACGGCGGCGTCACCACCGGCCGCTCCGGATGGTGGCAGGTGCACGGCCGGGTGCTCAACTTCCAGTCGAGCCTCAGCCAGGCGCGCGGACGCCACAACTACAAGTTCGGCTGGCAGTTGCGGCATAGCTGGGACAACAACGGCAGCCCTGGTCCCGGCCAGTTCATCTTTAACGCCGTGGACACCGGCTCCACGTTCAACAATTTCGATGCGTCGAAGTCCGGCAACATGTTCGCTTCGGCGCTGCTCGGCTCGGTGAGCGGCGGCAACGCCAACATCAACCCGCTTTCCAACAGCAACTACCAGCAGTGGGGCCTGTTCTTCCAGGACGACATCAAGCTGAATCGCCGAGTCACGCTGAACCTCGGCCTTCGCTGGGAGCTTGAAACGGCGCCCGGCGACCGGGACTACATCTACTCGAAGTTTCTCGACCTGACCAATCCAATTCCGGAATTCCAGGGCGCAAACGCTCCCAGGCTGCCGGCCCAGGTGACGGCGATCTCAAACCGCGCGCCGACCTATAACGGAGCGTGGAACTTCACCAACGCCGACGATCCCCGCGTCTACCACAACTTGAGCGGATTCCTCCCGCGCGTCGGCATCGCCATCAAGCTGACCGACGACAGCGCGTTGCGCGTCGGCTACGCACGCTACGCGGTTCCGATGAAGGGCGCCTGGACCGAAGGCACGTCGATCCCCCGCGACGGCTTCTCCCAGAGCACCGACGTGCTCGGCGCGCTGCAGGGCGTGCCGCGGACGAATATCGACAACCCGTTCCCGGCCGAGAACCCGGTCCGCGACCCGGTGGGCAAGGCCCGCGGCCGCTATACGAACCTTGGCAACGGCGCCAACTGGTTCTACCAGGACAACCAGCGGCCGATCAACGAGCGGTTCAACTTCTCTTACCAGAGAATGCTGCCCGGCAAGATCGTCACCGACACCACTTACTTCATGAACTTCGGCCGGCGTATCCTGGGCCCGTCGATGTGGGGCGGCGACTTCTCGATCAACCGCAACCTGGCGGACCCGAACCTGGTGTATCAGTACAAGGCGGCGGTGGATGCCAGCGTCCCGAATCCGTTCTACAACGTTCTGCCCGTGGACCAGTTCCCCGGAGTGCTCCGCGGCCAGCAAAACGTCGCGGTGCGGCAACTGCTGCGCCCCTATCCGCAGTACGGCGACCTGACCGAACGCCTCACGCCGGATCGTTCCAACCGCTACTACGCGCTGCAACTGAAGATCGAGCGCAGCTTCGACAACGGACTGAGCTTCCTGTTCGGTTACAACTACAACCGTGAGTATCGGGACGAGTGGTACGACGATCGGGCGCAGTACGCCAATACTTACTCGAGCTTCGATACGCGTGGTCCGCGGCACAACGCGCGAATCGCCGGTACGTATGAGCTGCCCATCGGCAAAGGCCGCCGGTTCGGTTCGAACATGCACCCGGTGGCGGAAGCTATCCTCGGCGGATGGTCCACCAGCCACATCTACATGTACAGCAATGGAAGTCTGTTGACCTTCGGAGCCATGGTGGCCAATGGCGACCCGAAGATTAACAACCCGACCACCGCGAAGTGGTTCGAGACGTCAGGCTTCTCCCGGCTTCCCGCTTACACGCCGCGCAGCAACCCGTGGTACTACGACGGGCTTCGCGGACCGGCATTCTGGCAGCTCGACAGCACGCTCTCGAAGAACTTCCATCTCACTGAGCGGCTGGGGATGGAACTCCGCATGGAGTTCTACAACCTGACGAACTCGTTCATTCCGAGCAACCCGAACACGTCGGTGACCTCGTCGACCTTCGGCCGGTCGACGTCGATCTTCGGCGGCAACTACGGTCGCGAGGTTCAGTACAACGCCCGCTTCCGGTTCTAG
- a CDS encoding LamG domain-containing protein, which yields MVGAALAFDGKSQWAEAPPEPGFDVAEEDFAIECWLRTADGARIRNIADKRDAQPKGYLLFLQRGRVGFQVAGAASLAVVLAESRPIADNRWHHVVAVSRRLPPSPPTIYVDGVLAAKGTRNVPLDDLDNKARVWLGRHHANEVVPRDDIYFEGAIDEFTVYRRALDPAEIRALYRAGAAGKCHAPRSVRPARK from the coding sequence ATGGTGGGCGCGGCATTGGCCTTCGATGGGAAGTCGCAGTGGGCCGAAGCGCCGCCGGAGCCGGGCTTCGACGTCGCCGAAGAGGACTTCGCGATCGAGTGCTGGCTCCGCACCGCCGACGGCGCCCGGATCCGCAATATCGCCGATAAGCGCGATGCCCAACCGAAGGGGTACCTCCTGTTTCTGCAGCGAGGCCGAGTCGGGTTTCAGGTGGCCGGTGCGGCGTCGCTCGCCGTCGTGCTCGCTGAGTCCCGCCCGATTGCCGACAATCGCTGGCATCACGTGGTGGCGGTATCGCGGCGTTTACCGCCCTCCCCGCCGACGATCTATGTCGACGGCGTCCTGGCCGCGAAAGGGACTCGCAACGTCCCCTTGGACGATCTCGACAACAAAGCGCGTGTGTGGCTGGGCCGGCATCATGCCAACGAGGTGGTGCCGAGAGACGATATCTACTTCGAGGGCGCCATCGACGAGTTCACCGTTTATCGGCGCGCGCTCGACCCCGCCGAGATCCGCGCGCTGTATCGGGCCGGCGCCGCCGGCAAGTGCCACGCACCGCGCTCGGTCCGCCCCGCCAGAAAATAG
- a CDS encoding protein kinase, which translates to MSSTLPTGIRRWLRPAAEVGPRTWRRVKDVYSAARDLPPEQREAFVERVAADHPDVVEETLRLLRLDDGAEERIESLAAPARRAHQELTGRVFRPGERPAGRFEIRRFVAAGGMGEVYEADDLERGERVAIKALRAEFATADHISWLRREIEAGRRVRHPNVCRLVELVETGRAVFLTMEMLDGETLASLLEREGALTERRALPIIRQVVAGLAAAHEAGIVHRDLKPANIMIVPRPGAAPRVIITDFGMARTPSASSSATYDSRTFTSAFGTPSYMAPEQALGKTPGPAADIYALGAVVYEMVTGEAPFAGESAISAVIRKTRESPEPPRRFSPALRAHWNEAIMRCLRVDPAARFRSAIHVLEALQAGSRTTVRIRRARRALVRIVRHWWIAAAVVACIAAAAIWLAAHRTPTGESMTAWKRAISSLHGGEPLVAVRQLELAASAGTLPARARADLALAWSELGFADRAETELARLPMFTAGADRRYADAVRARIRGDRAASRQLLASIAGLGFEADRAWFEEGPSKDLWTAVVAREPENAAAHLQLAEAAAADGKWRAAEREYITAQTYYSAQANPDLARAVAARRGMRRLAAGQLELAARDLAGITRPPTGSGAGPCERVAVITVGEADDFASPPDPVVYVSPRTEMPGAGVPGVLRRFDDGLMDRQFVVSIPLPNVRACSGWIEARVRRSPSMVGAANDFLTLGAAPLSGALSGAIQVPLWQGETDGDVKTMSVDLRADLFASVFRAYAGERIASLDISGGDDTDFDYIRLTVIY; encoded by the coding sequence GTGAGCTCGACACTGCCGACGGGGATCCGGCGCTGGTTGAGGCCGGCCGCTGAGGTGGGTCCGCGAACCTGGCGCCGCGTTAAGGACGTCTACAGCGCCGCCCGTGACCTGCCGCCCGAACAGCGCGAAGCTTTCGTGGAACGCGTCGCCGCCGATCATCCTGACGTCGTCGAAGAAACGCTTCGTCTGCTGCGGCTCGACGACGGGGCCGAAGAGCGTATCGAATCGCTGGCCGCGCCGGCGCGTCGGGCGCACCAGGAGCTGACGGGGCGGGTGTTCCGCCCCGGCGAACGGCCAGCGGGACGATTCGAGATCCGGCGATTCGTCGCTGCCGGCGGCATGGGCGAGGTCTACGAGGCCGACGACCTCGAACGAGGCGAGCGCGTCGCCATCAAGGCGCTCCGGGCGGAGTTCGCCACCGCAGACCACATCAGTTGGCTGCGCCGTGAGATCGAGGCGGGGCGGCGCGTCCGGCATCCGAATGTCTGCCGGCTCGTCGAACTCGTCGAAACCGGCCGCGCCGTCTTCCTTACGATGGAGATGCTCGACGGTGAGACGCTCGCCTCGCTGCTCGAGCGCGAAGGAGCCCTCACTGAGCGGCGCGCGCTGCCCATCATTCGCCAGGTGGTGGCCGGACTCGCCGCCGCCCACGAGGCGGGCATCGTCCATCGTGATCTGAAGCCGGCCAACATCATGATCGTGCCGCGTCCCGGCGCCGCGCCGCGTGTGATCATCACCGATTTCGGCATGGCTCGCACGCCGTCGGCTTCGAGCTCCGCCACCTACGACTCACGCACTTTCACGAGTGCGTTTGGAACACCGTCCTATATGGCTCCGGAGCAGGCGCTGGGCAAGACTCCCGGTCCGGCGGCCGACATCTATGCGCTCGGCGCCGTCGTGTATGAGATGGTCACCGGCGAGGCGCCATTTGCCGGGGAGTCCGCGATATCCGCCGTTATTCGGAAGACGAGGGAATCGCCGGAACCTCCCCGCCGCTTCTCCCCGGCGCTCCGAGCGCACTGGAACGAGGCTATCATGCGCTGCCTTCGCGTCGATCCCGCGGCGCGGTTCCGCAGCGCGATTCACGTACTCGAGGCGCTGCAGGCCGGTTCGCGAACGACGGTTCGTATACGCCGGGCCCGTCGCGCACTGGTTCGAATCGTACGCCACTGGTGGATCGCCGCCGCCGTTGTCGCCTGCATTGCAGCGGCCGCCATCTGGCTCGCCGCGCACCGAACGCCGACCGGGGAATCGATGACGGCTTGGAAACGCGCCATCTCGAGCCTCCACGGCGGCGAGCCGCTGGTGGCCGTGCGCCAACTCGAGCTAGCGGCGAGCGCTGGCACGCTTCCCGCGCGCGCCCGCGCCGACCTCGCGCTCGCGTGGAGCGAACTCGGATTCGCCGACAGGGCCGAGACGGAACTTGCTCGCTTGCCGATGTTCACCGCCGGCGCTGACCGCCGCTACGCCGATGCCGTGCGCGCCCGCATCCGCGGCGATCGCGCCGCGAGCCGCCAGCTGCTCGCCTCCATCGCTGGCCTGGGTTTCGAGGCCGACCGCGCCTGGTTCGAAGAGGGGCCCTCCAAGGACCTCTGGACCGCCGTCGTCGCCAGGGAGCCGGAAAACGCCGCCGCTCACCTCCAACTCGCAGAAGCCGCCGCGGCCGATGGGAAGTGGCGCGCCGCGGAGCGCGAGTACATCACTGCGCAGACCTACTACAGCGCGCAGGCGAACCCGGACTTGGCTCGCGCAGTCGCCGCCCGCCGAGGCATGCGACGGCTCGCCGCCGGCCAACTGGAGCTCGCCGCACGGGACCTCGCTGGCATCACCCGGCCGCCCACCGGATCCGGCGCCGGGCCATGCGAGCGCGTCGCCGTCATCACCGTGGGCGAGGCCGACGATTTCGCATCGCCGCCGGATCCGGTGGTATACGTCAGCCCGCGTACGGAGATGCCCGGCGCCGGCGTGCCCGGAGTACTGCGGCGTTTCGACGACGGGCTCATGGATCGGCAGTTCGTCGTTTCGATCCCGCTTCCCAACGTTCGCGCATGCAGCGGCTGGATCGAAGCGCGCGTCCGGCGATCTCCAAGCATGGTCGGCGCCGCGAACGACTTCCTCACGCTCGGCGCCGCTCCGCTCAGCGGCGCTCTGTCGGGGGCGATTCAGGTTCCACTGTGGCAGGGTGAAACCGACGGAGACGTCAAGACGATGTCGGTGGATCTCCGCGCCGATTTGTTCGCGAGCGTCTTTCGCGCTTACGCTGGAGAAAGGATCGCGTCTCTCGATATCTCCGGCGGCGATGATACGGATTTCGACTATATTCGGCTTACTGTCATTTACTAG
- a CDS encoding ECF-type sigma factor, producing MSPPEELVSELYQELRRLASSFLRNERTNHTLQPSALIHEAYLRLAGHPPMAAADRAHFLRQAARAMRQVLIDYSRQHRARKRDRHAALPFDGAAALDVEDYLTIDGALQRLERLDPRQAEIVELRFFGGLSVPETAEALGISEKTVKREWAIARAWLRGELDTADGDPALVEAGR from the coding sequence ATGTCTCCGCCGGAAGAGCTTGTTTCGGAGCTCTACCAGGAACTGCGCCGCTTGGCCTCTTCTTTTCTCCGAAACGAACGCACAAACCACACCCTTCAGCCCTCGGCGCTGATCCACGAGGCGTATTTGCGCTTGGCCGGGCATCCTCCGATGGCGGCCGCGGACCGCGCGCATTTTCTGCGGCAAGCCGCGCGAGCCATGCGTCAGGTGCTGATCGATTACTCGCGCCAGCATCGCGCCCGCAAGCGCGATCGCCACGCCGCGCTTCCGTTCGATGGGGCGGCGGCGCTTGACGTTGAGGACTATCTCACGATTGACGGCGCGCTGCAGCGGCTGGAGCGACTCGACCCGCGACAGGCCGAGATCGTTGAATTGCGCTTCTTCGGGGGACTGTCGGTGCCGGAAACCGCCGAAGCGCTGGGTATCTCCGAAAAGACGGTGAAGCGGGAGTGGGCGATCGCACGCGCATGGTTGCGCGGTGAGCTCGACACTGCCGACGGGGATCCGGCGCTGGTTGAGGCCGGCCGCTGA